In the Leptospira selangorensis genome, one interval contains:
- a CDS encoding DUF3332 family protein yields the protein MVKNVLKKIILTLVLVGASFGSLANCFGKFALVRVFYNANDGINVGGGLLAKIVKTVLFYIPFGFLMAIGGFIDFILFNLIEFWSGSNPVGLNEYDKEGRYAKSFEQDGEKLTLVYTEFGSRLDLTAVSKEGKSETLTAFRSQPGKFFVEREGQLSEIEVTSQSVGSQVILKLTEQGKLKSSKVVEAQNLQDLQLRAAESL from the coding sequence ATGGTGAAAAACGTTTTAAAAAAAATTATCCTGACCTTGGTACTGGTAGGAGCTAGCTTCGGTTCCTTAGCGAACTGTTTCGGAAAATTCGCACTTGTAAGAGTTTTCTACAATGCTAACGACGGGATCAATGTAGGCGGCGGCCTTCTTGCAAAAATCGTAAAAACGGTTCTATTCTATATTCCTTTCGGATTTTTAATGGCAATCGGTGGATTTATCGACTTTATTCTTTTCAACTTGATCGAGTTCTGGTCTGGAAGTAACCCAGTAGGACTAAACGAGTATGATAAAGAAGGAAGATACGCAAAATCTTTCGAGCAAGACGGAGAAAAACTAACTTTAGTTTATACTGAATTCGGTTCCAGATTGGATCTAACTGCAGTTTCTAAAGAAGGAAAATCAGAAACTCTGACTGCTTTCCGCTCTCAACCTGGAAAATTTTTCGTAGAGAGAGAAGGACAACTTTCCGAGATCGAAGTTACTTCTCAATCAGTAGGATCCCAAGTGATCTTAAAACTTACTGAACAAGGTAAATTAAAATCTTCTAAAGTAGTTGAAGCTCAGAATTTACAGGATCTGCAATTAAGAGCTGCAGAATCCCTTTAA
- a CDS encoding MBOAT family O-acyltransferase: MIFPTLEFFLFFSFVFVTHWYILPALIPEPKLRKTSIHIFLLIVSYIFYMSWNWKFGGLILLSTLIDFFLADLIFESKNQVFRKRLIVISLVLNLVFILGFFKYYGFLSENLNALLHTFGFQSLFPVLKIVLPVGISFYTFQSLSYTIDVYRGAIPSEKNFIRFALFVSFFPQLVAGPIVTAKSFLPQLQTEKKIEDIPFRKAIRYFLMGYFKKVVLSDNISPIADLIFKNPDVYSTETLWLGAFLFWVQVYCDFSGYTDMAYSAALLLGYELPENFRMPYISQSVTEHWRRWHITLSTWLRDYVYISLGGNRVGLFRHRFNVWFTMFVGGIWHGANWTFLIWGSIQGGFLLIESVLKEWKAKWFPNLTISDSWDKVLTPVRVLYASTVAVTFGVIFRSANIESALKMIHGMYVYQSGELRPYMLKQGIPAILCVIIGHYLGWLIYEKGKEFKIPVWLEFSLYPLVAFCFAILSPDGEIPFIYFDF, translated from the coding sequence GTGATCTTTCCCACACTTGAATTTTTTCTTTTTTTCTCCTTCGTATTTGTAACCCATTGGTATATTTTACCGGCGCTTATTCCGGAGCCAAAACTACGTAAAACGTCCATACATATCTTCCTGCTCATAGTAAGTTATATCTTCTATATGAGCTGGAACTGGAAATTCGGCGGGTTGATCTTATTATCCACCTTAATCGATTTCTTTTTAGCGGATCTGATCTTCGAATCCAAGAACCAAGTTTTCCGTAAAAGGCTGATCGTAATCAGCTTGGTGTTGAACCTTGTATTCATTTTAGGGTTTTTTAAATATTACGGATTCTTAAGCGAGAACCTGAATGCACTTCTGCATACTTTCGGCTTCCAGAGTTTATTTCCTGTTCTTAAAATAGTTCTTCCAGTAGGGATCTCATTTTATACGTTCCAAAGTTTAAGTTACACGATAGATGTATATAGAGGGGCAATTCCTTCCGAAAAGAACTTCATAAGATTCGCATTATTCGTTTCCTTCTTCCCTCAATTAGTAGCAGGACCGATAGTCACCGCCAAAAGTTTTTTACCTCAACTACAAACGGAGAAGAAGATAGAAGATATTCCATTTAGAAAAGCGATCCGCTATTTTCTAATGGGTTATTTTAAGAAGGTTGTACTATCGGATAATATTTCTCCTATCGCCGATCTCATCTTTAAAAATCCGGATGTATATTCTACGGAAACACTTTGGTTAGGGGCATTCCTTTTCTGGGTGCAGGTATATTGTGATTTCAGTGGGTATACTGATATGGCATATTCTGCAGCGCTTCTATTGGGTTATGAGCTTCCTGAAAACTTTAGAATGCCTTATATTTCTCAGTCAGTCACGGAACATTGGAGAAGATGGCATATCACTCTTTCCACTTGGCTCAGGGATTATGTGTATATTTCTTTGGGCGGAAATCGTGTAGGGCTTTTCCGTCATAGATTCAATGTTTGGTTCACAATGTTCGTGGGAGGGATTTGGCATGGAGCCAATTGGACCTTCCTGATCTGGGGTTCTATCCAAGGTGGATTTCTATTAATAGAATCTGTATTAAAAGAATGGAAAGCGAAATGGTTCCCGAACCTAACGATTTCAGACTCTTGGGATAAAGTATTAACCCCTGTTAGAGTTTTATATGCGAGCACAGTGGCGGTTACCTTCGGCGTTATATTCCGTTCCGCAAATATAGAATCCGCTCTGAAAATGATTCACGGAATGTATGTGTATCAAAGTGGAGAACTTAGACCTTATATGTTAAAGCAAGGTATCCCTGCGATACTTTGTGTGATCATTGGGCATTATCTTGGTTGGCTAATTTATGAAAAAGGAAAGGAGTTCAAGATCCCAGTTTGGTTGGAATTTTCTCTTTATCCTTTGGTAGCATTTTGTTTTGCGATCTTAAGTCCGGATGGAGAGATCCCTTTTATCTACTTCGACTTCTGA
- a CDS encoding RNA polymerase sigma factor, with protein MIETDNPQRKQTVREKEIQLLKRIKEGDDKAYIELTGPYRERLYRKAVSMVKDGDDAEDIVQDALISGYRSIRNFRAESGVYTWLYRIVVNKSKDLLAKRKRARENSMDDSEFQVTDDRISFEKKVELSDESNYLINKINELEDIYKEVIELRYFEEMSYSQIAEILGTNIGTVKSRLFKAKEFLKHLIMKDGKGEGFFR; from the coding sequence ATGATCGAAACCGACAATCCTCAACGCAAACAAACCGTACGAGAAAAAGAAATCCAACTTCTAAAACGGATCAAAGAAGGGGATGATAAAGCATACATAGAGCTTACCGGCCCTTATAGGGAAAGATTGTACAGAAAAGCTGTCTCCATGGTAAAAGATGGGGATGACGCTGAGGATATCGTCCAAGACGCACTGATCTCAGGATATCGCTCCATACGCAATTTTAGGGCGGAATCAGGGGTATATACCTGGTTGTACCGTATCGTGGTGAATAAATCCAAGGACCTTCTGGCCAAAAGAAAGAGGGCCAGGGAGAATTCCATGGACGATTCCGAGTTTCAGGTGACTGATGATCGGATAAGCTTCGAAAAAAAAGTAGAACTTTCCGACGAGAGTAACTATCTAATCAACAAAATCAACGAACTCGAGGATATATACAAAGAAGTCATCGAGCTCCGGTATTTCGAGGAAATGTCCTATTCACAAATAGCAGAGATCCTCGGAACAAATATCGGAACAGTCAAAAGCCGGCTCTTTAAGGCAAAGGAATTTTTGAAACATCTGATTATGAAAGATGGGAAGGGCGAAGGCTTTTTTAGGTAG
- a CDS encoding LA_0442/LA_0875 N-terminal domain-containing protein: protein MFLGVWPKRSLAYAAGLFFLFGFGEVFSADFVRLKNGQVVRGKIILEDDEKVLVAENDDYVRYVDKDNVAQVSYEKGKQNTGTSTLDKKTTPQKVSDIPQGHVETGPPNMYGPSAGSSNGNGAGDTSIEVIHEVVTDFIWRGLSFSGEIANRRDNESYRAMTFVPSYQPTVTFNTPLKGFQVQFWGNFQLTERNDRDNDGRFQMYPGGAGPGYAGQGSAGSLSPFSAPSPDTLNSACPYDTQTNFLAGNPTTGSTCGGDVPGFKKEQNGMKRSDGLFYAFYYNFEKTSWGTFTAGIWFYNTFQKSAAYTSPALGGFNSAAAQGVAGANNPSTQITRLAWQEYFFFWKLPFLQYVNPTISFYTQFSQENAGLMAGKNYLSLTMGHEFFEGNFFRILPQVNIGYAMSNNIVDNRYGIQDITSTLTFFFGKFFVKAADVYRPNLYMYDTDNYYGATGGYVNSTSKDSKIVDPGKVNGPANQLVLDFINTSTTIPDQLRQSVRESYLLQKIPSHLVWFSVGFSQNF, encoded by the coding sequence ATGTTCCTTGGAGTTTGGCCGAAACGTTCGCTTGCATATGCTGCAGGGTTATTTTTTCTTTTCGGTTTCGGAGAAGTATTCTCAGCCGATTTCGTTCGTTTAAAGAACGGACAAGTAGTCCGAGGTAAGATCATTTTGGAGGATGATGAGAAGGTATTGGTAGCTGAGAATGATGACTATGTTCGTTATGTAGATAAGGATAACGTAGCTCAGGTAAGTTATGAAAAAGGCAAACAAAATACCGGCACCTCTACCTTAGATAAAAAAACGACTCCGCAAAAAGTTTCGGATATTCCTCAAGGTCATGTGGAGACTGGGCCTCCGAATATGTATGGCCCGAGTGCCGGATCCAGTAATGGGAATGGGGCAGGAGATACTTCTATAGAAGTGATACATGAGGTGGTCACGGACTTTATTTGGCGGGGACTTAGTTTCTCCGGAGAGATCGCGAATCGCAGAGATAACGAAAGTTATAGAGCTATGACTTTCGTTCCTTCTTACCAACCTACTGTTACCTTTAATACTCCATTAAAAGGTTTCCAGGTGCAGTTTTGGGGGAACTTTCAATTAACGGAACGTAATGATAGGGATAATGACGGAAGATTTCAAATGTATCCCGGTGGAGCCGGACCTGGTTATGCAGGACAAGGTTCCGCAGGTTCTTTAAGCCCGTTCTCTGCTCCTTCTCCTGATACGTTAAACTCTGCTTGTCCTTATGATACTCAAACGAACTTTTTGGCGGGAAATCCAACTACAGGTTCCACTTGCGGTGGGGATGTTCCAGGTTTCAAAAAAGAACAGAACGGTATGAAACGTTCGGACGGTTTGTTCTACGCATTCTATTATAATTTCGAGAAAACCAGTTGGGGAACTTTTACTGCAGGTATTTGGTTCTATAATACTTTTCAAAAGAGCGCAGCTTATACGTCTCCAGCATTAGGAGGATTTAATTCCGCTGCCGCACAAGGAGTTGCCGGAGCAAATAATCCTTCTACACAGATCACTCGTTTGGCTTGGCAGGAGTATTTCTTCTTTTGGAAATTGCCTTTCTTACAATATGTGAATCCTACAATTTCATTTTATACTCAATTCTCTCAAGAGAATGCAGGTTTGATGGCGGGAAAAAACTATCTATCTTTAACGATGGGGCATGAATTTTTTGAAGGAAATTTTTTCAGGATACTTCCTCAGGTTAATATAGGTTATGCGATGAGTAATAATATCGTGGATAATAGATATGGGATCCAGGATATAACTTCTACTCTCACTTTCTTTTTCGGAAAGTTCTTCGTGAAGGCAGCGGACGTGTATAGGCCTAATTTATATATGTATGATACGGATAATTATTACGGGGCGACCGGTGGTTACGTAAATAGCACGAGCAAGGATAGTAAGATCGTGGATCCAGGAAAGGTGAACGGTCCAGCCAATCAGTTAGTATTGGATTTTATCAATACTTCCACGACCATACCGGATCAATTGAGGCAATCGGTAAGGGAATCTTATCTTTTGCAGAAAATCCCTTCTCATTTGGTTTGGTTTAGCGTAGGTTTCAGCCAAAACTTTTAA
- a CDS encoding PP2C family protein-serine/threonine phosphatase, with product MNLSNKKAGGILNPWSFLETEFNYREVSAWKDFVRIDQSFIRLAFFLHFLVYFLALIPEIQNSAHGTIYFGLILSLNILSLVLSFQRKYLPAVIHGTNFSIIFLVMLILNESFYSFDDLHSLQLYNNYFLLVGFLVLFQMFRLKVKGCFLTATYSIVLHLGFIYFKLNNSSLPGFPLVLFVPDVVYLILSLIGTTIVVIVRRLVRISSELDSEYRFLQHELQIARKVQETLFPEEVSIKGFKYEVFRSTPNEIGGDFYDFIQLREGNTGVFLTDIAGHGIASALVASFIKIMVATMPYRLKLHPVRLLEYLDETLLRQFKSHHASAVYIFFDFISKEIHFANGGHPYLMHSQNGNDFREIETTGSILGFGIKRPIAELVSLPIQSAERLFLYTDGLIENRNPQGKQLGSEGLIEILNRNKSFTDLKQFKEAVQVELSAFFGDAEFEDDTLFLIIEME from the coding sequence ATGAATCTATCCAATAAAAAAGCTGGCGGAATACTCAACCCTTGGTCTTTCCTGGAAACCGAGTTTAATTACAGGGAAGTAAGCGCATGGAAAGACTTCGTTCGTATCGATCAGTCATTCATTCGACTCGCTTTTTTTCTCCATTTTTTAGTCTATTTTTTAGCTTTAATCCCTGAAATACAAAATTCTGCTCATGGGACCATCTATTTCGGTCTGATCTTAAGCTTAAATATTCTAAGCCTTGTTCTTTCTTTCCAAAGAAAATATCTGCCCGCAGTTATTCATGGTACAAACTTTAGCATTATCTTTTTGGTAATGTTGATCTTAAACGAATCATTCTACAGCTTCGACGATCTTCATAGTTTACAACTTTATAATAATTATTTCTTACTCGTCGGATTTTTGGTTCTATTCCAAATGTTCCGACTAAAAGTGAAGGGCTGCTTCTTAACTGCAACTTATTCTATAGTATTACACCTTGGGTTTATTTATTTCAAACTCAATAATAGCTCTCTTCCTGGATTTCCTTTAGTTCTATTCGTTCCGGATGTTGTATATCTGATCTTAAGTTTGATCGGAACAACGATTGTTGTGATCGTAAGAAGGTTAGTCCGTATTTCTTCCGAATTGGATTCTGAGTATAGATTTTTACAACATGAACTTCAGATCGCTAGGAAAGTGCAGGAAACATTATTTCCGGAAGAGGTAAGTATCAAAGGTTTTAAATACGAGGTATTTAGATCCACTCCCAACGAGATCGGCGGGGATTTTTACGATTTTATTCAATTAAGGGAGGGAAACACTGGAGTTTTCCTTACCGATATTGCAGGCCATGGGATCGCTTCTGCGTTAGTCGCGTCGTTTATCAAAATTATGGTAGCGACCATGCCTTATCGTCTTAAACTTCATCCCGTCCGATTACTTGAATATCTGGATGAGACACTTCTTAGGCAGTTCAAGTCTCACCACGCTTCTGCGGTTTATATATTTTTCGATTTTATCTCTAAAGAGATCCATTTTGCAAATGGGGGACATCCATATCTGATGCATTCCCAAAATGGAAATGACTTTAGAGAAATTGAAACTACCGGAAGTATATTAGGATTCGGGATCAAAAGGCCGATCGCTGAACTTGTGTCTTTGCCTATTCAGTCTGCGGAAAGGTTGTTTTTATACACCGACGGATTGATAGAGAATCGAAATCCACAAGGAAAACAGCTTGGAAGTGAAGGCCTAATTGAAATCCTGAACAGAAATAAGTCTTTTACCGATTTAAAACAGTTTAAAGAAGCCGTCCAAGTAGAACTCTCCGCATTTTTTGGAGATGCTGAATTCGAAGACGACACACTTTTCCTGATCATCGAGATGGAGTAA
- a CDS encoding methyl-accepting chemotaxis protein, translated as MSIRFRISLYLSIVLLSGSVILTVINSVGSYFSLKYQVEDGSRMAGERFAYEVKDFLDSALGSLRGTQFLLESSKPAREEVVAALWKLVEANQYYFGTWVVFEPNGFDGPDARYKNKPPYHDGTGRFVPYVNKSKGAVIAEPVIYYENLDESGAFYTVPKKSLHDYVADPFSYPVGGKDVLMVSIVKPVFRGGSFSGVVGIDLAMENLQELLGPIKPFRGEGYLTLISPNGTYAANGKDPSLVGKKNPDQEWLKQIVEGISKGKPFSLHGGGEGHHFFPFLLGNYDKPWAVEVSIPDSIFWSDMRGVILQTILSSLIIMVVILIILNLIFNKLITLGLLEAIGFSEKIADGDLTSHIEIAREDEIGKLLKSMDLMKVNLSKIILDIKTSSTKLNSTSDQMAESSRNFSDVAQAQASAAEESSAAVEELAASAENVRRSMEKAIENMKEIDTNVVLLREQIGTINNEMQTLSQVASESQERAVTGENAMGATNQAMDEIGESASRINEILSIITEISEKTNLLALNAAIEAARAGEAGKGFAVVAEEISKLASQTSSSVQEIGELVDSTNNAVHNGNTKVKEASDILRKLRTSVDSFGLSAKKVLESVKTQEKNTQDIHQSANFLMSFSLQIEEAVQEQKRATDEITKTIVSISEGTQEVASGADDLTSYSGEMHQQSEGLLKSVDKFKL; from the coding sequence ATGAGTATTCGGTTTAGGATTTCACTTTATCTATCGATAGTTTTACTCTCGGGTTCGGTTATTTTGACCGTGATCAACTCGGTAGGGTCTTATTTTAGCCTAAAGTATCAGGTAGAAGACGGATCCAGAATGGCCGGAGAAAGATTCGCTTATGAAGTGAAAGATTTTTTAGATTCCGCATTAGGTTCTCTTAGAGGGACCCAGTTTTTATTAGAATCTTCTAAACCGGCCAGAGAAGAAGTAGTGGCGGCACTCTGGAAGTTGGTAGAGGCAAACCAATATTATTTCGGGACCTGGGTTGTATTCGAACCGAACGGCTTTGATGGACCGGATGCAAGATATAAGAATAAACCTCCTTATCACGATGGGACCGGAAGATTTGTGCCTTATGTAAACAAATCCAAAGGTGCAGTGATTGCAGAGCCTGTAATATATTACGAAAACCTGGATGAGTCGGGAGCATTCTATACTGTTCCTAAAAAGTCTCTCCATGATTATGTTGCAGATCCTTTCTCTTATCCTGTTGGAGGAAAAGATGTACTTATGGTTTCCATAGTGAAACCCGTATTTAGAGGAGGAAGTTTCTCGGGAGTAGTAGGCATAGACCTTGCCATGGAAAACTTGCAGGAATTATTAGGACCTATTAAACCATTTAGAGGGGAAGGTTATCTCACACTTATATCTCCGAATGGAACCTATGCTGCAAATGGAAAGGATCCGTCCTTGGTCGGTAAAAAGAACCCGGACCAAGAATGGTTAAAACAGATAGTAGAAGGGATCTCGAAAGGAAAACCTTTCTCTCTGCATGGAGGAGGGGAAGGGCATCATTTTTTCCCATTTCTATTAGGGAATTATGATAAACCTTGGGCGGTGGAAGTATCGATCCCTGACTCCATCTTCTGGTCGGATATGAGGGGTGTGATCTTACAGACGATTCTATCTTCTCTCATTATTATGGTGGTGATTCTAATTATTCTAAACTTGATCTTTAATAAGCTCATTACATTGGGATTATTAGAAGCGATCGGTTTCTCCGAGAAGATCGCAGATGGAGATCTGACTTCTCATATAGAGATAGCAAGAGAAGACGAGATAGGAAAATTACTCAAATCAATGGATCTGATGAAGGTGAATCTTTCCAAGATCATCTTGGATATCAAAACTTCTTCTACAAAATTAAATAGCACTTCCGATCAAATGGCGGAATCCAGTCGTAATTTTTCGGATGTTGCGCAGGCACAAGCTTCTGCTGCAGAAGAATCATCTGCGGCAGTAGAGGAACTCGCTGCGTCAGCGGAGAATGTTCGTAGATCCATGGAAAAAGCGATCGAGAACATGAAGGAGATAGATACAAACGTAGTTCTTCTTCGCGAGCAGATCGGAACGATTAATAACGAAATGCAGACATTATCCCAAGTGGCATCCGAATCCCAGGAGCGTGCAGTGACAGGTGAGAATGCGATGGGTGCTACGAACCAAGCGATGGATGAGATTGGAGAAAGTGCGAGTCGTATTAACGAGATCTTATCCATCATCACTGAAATTTCCGAAAAAACAAATCTTCTTGCATTAAATGCAGCGATTGAAGCAGCAAGAGCAGGCGAGGCCGGTAAGGGGTTTGCTGTAGTTGCAGAAGAGATCAGTAAACTTGCATCCCAAACTTCTTCTTCCGTGCAGGAGATTGGAGAGCTTGTGGATTCCACGAACAATGCAGTTCATAATGGGAACACTAAGGTAAAAGAGGCGAGTGATATACTTCGTAAGTTAAGAACCTCTGTGGATTCCTTCGGATTATCTGCGAAGAAGGTTTTGGAATCCGTTAAGACCCAAGAGAAGAACACCCAAGACATCCATCAATCAGCGAATTTCCTAATGAGTTTCAGTTTACAGATAGAAGAAGCAGTCCAGGAACAGAAGAGGGCTACAGATGAGATCACTAAAACGATCGTAAGTATTTCTGAAGGAACCCAGGAAGTTGCTTCCGGAGCGGATGATCTCACTTCTTACTCTGGTGAGATGCACCAACAATCCGAAGGACTCTTGAAGTCAGTGGATAAGTTCAAACTATAA
- a CDS encoding DUF192 domain-containing protein, producing the protein MAGWGEYNSPLYLEKTTIYIGDHALLVEVANTDESRQRGLMFRKKLGENEGMIFIFPSEDHLSFWMKNTLIPLSIGYFSKDKKLVDVYEMAPNQTQVLYHSTQKVMYAVEANPRWFAKRGLGKNSVLKIESRYIGK; encoded by the coding sequence ATGGCGGGTTGGGGAGAATATAATTCTCCCCTATATTTAGAAAAAACTACCATATATATTGGAGATCATGCGCTACTTGTAGAGGTGGCAAACACTGACGAATCCAGGCAGAGAGGATTGATGTTCCGTAAAAAGTTAGGAGAGAATGAAGGAATGATCTTCATTTTTCCTAGTGAGGATCATTTATCTTTTTGGATGAAAAATACTTTAATCCCTTTGAGCATCGGCTATTTTTCAAAAGATAAAAAGTTGGTCGATGTTTATGAGATGGCCCCGAACCAGACTCAAGTTTTGTATCATTCTACCCAAAAGGTAATGTATGCAGTGGAAGCAAATCCTAGATGGTTTGCAAAACGAGGGCTCGGGAAAAATTCTGTTTTAAAGATAGAGAGTAGATATATCGGAAAATGA
- a CDS encoding enoyl-CoA hydratase-related protein, whose product MSESLIHLQKEGKLAILEINRPSALNALNEELLNELTSEINNLEKDPSIRVVIITGQGKAFVAGADIAKMKELNAGGAEKFAALGQSTFDRIQKSRLVSIAAVNGFALGGGLELALACDIRIGSEKAKLGLPEVSLGLIPGFGGTQRLARLIGYGRAAELIFTGDMIGAEEAYRIGILNKLTKDGEDLISTAKATAESILKKGPIAVSTAKSVILNGLDMQLFKGQELEKKEFSNLFSGKESKEGMGAFLEKRPPNF is encoded by the coding sequence ATGAGCGAATCACTGATTCATCTGCAAAAAGAAGGCAAACTGGCGATTTTAGAGATCAATCGTCCTTCTGCTTTAAATGCATTAAACGAAGAACTATTAAACGAATTAACTAGCGAGATCAATAATTTAGAAAAGGATCCTTCTATCCGAGTAGTGATCATTACCGGACAAGGAAAAGCATTTGTTGCCGGCGCTGACATCGCAAAGATGAAAGAATTAAATGCAGGTGGAGCTGAGAAGTTTGCGGCCCTTGGACAAAGCACATTCGATAGGATCCAAAAAAGCAGATTGGTTTCTATAGCTGCAGTGAACGGATTTGCGCTTGGTGGTGGATTGGAACTTGCACTTGCATGCGATATCCGTATAGGTTCTGAAAAAGCAAAATTAGGACTGCCTGAAGTTTCTCTTGGATTGATCCCAGGTTTTGGCGGAACCCAAAGACTTGCAAGATTGATAGGATACGGAAGAGCTGCAGAGCTTATTTTCACAGGAGATATGATCGGTGCGGAAGAAGCTTATCGAATCGGTATATTAAATAAACTTACTAAAGACGGAGAAGATTTGATCTCCACCGCAAAGGCAACCGCGGAATCCATTCTGAAAAAAGGTCCGATTGCAGTCTCCACTGCAAAATCAGTCATTTTAAATGGATTAGATATGCAGTTATTCAAAGGTCAAGAATTGGAGAAAAAAGAATTTTCTAATCTATTCTCTGGAAAAGAATCCAAAGAAGGAATGGGAGCATTCTTAGAAAAACGTCCTCCTAATTTCTGA
- a CDS encoding PilZ domain-containing protein, which produces MSEPGQKPRSPRFYPRDFDEYIVQVDSGLITLEGKLGNISESGICILMSGEDLPGSIPIEGSVIERRTGKRLEFLGDVVWKIPKQVDSKRKFLYGIRFRDPLELTESLILINLSLEG; this is translated from the coding sequence ATGAGCGAACCCGGCCAAAAACCTAGGAGTCCCAGATTTTATCCCAGAGATTTCGACGAGTACATCGTGCAGGTGGATTCAGGGCTAATCACGTTAGAGGGAAAACTAGGTAATATTTCCGAATCCGGTATCTGTATCTTAATGAGCGGAGAAGATCTGCCAGGTTCCATTCCGATCGAAGGTTCAGTCATAGAAAGAAGAACCGGTAAACGTTTGGAATTTTTAGGCGACGTAGTTTGGAAAATCCCAAAGCAGGTAGATTCAAAACGAAAGTTCTTATACGGAATACGTTTTAGAGATCCATTAGAACTTACAGAGTCACTTATACTCATCAATCTTTCCTTAGAAGGTTAA